A stretch of the Uranotaenia lowii strain MFRU-FL chromosome 3, ASM2978415v1, whole genome shotgun sequence genome encodes the following:
- the LOC129752110 gene encoding uncharacterized protein LOC129752110 yields MIFEVIFKSEEETVRLTCPICDGIGLGCGAYSVVRILQASINSRYNVKDSFEFCEFINEVVLPPDHVLVSFDVVSLFTCIPRDLVLSNIINNWDAIKKNTNINLDMFLEIINFCMSCSYFRFKNKYYQQTYGTAMGNPVSSPIADFVMESLLDSVTRTLDFQIPILRKYVDDLLLALPHEQVEKVREKFNQYHPKIQFTVEIESNRRLPYLDLVLIRQSDQSIKTEWYQKSIASGRFLNFRSAHNTRLKINTALNFIKRVKTFSTNVPPDDAIKLIHENLRKNDYPTSLINRLIRKANETDIPLQSTQETPTQHYRSILHIDGLTANVVRALRTDYPHVRIGTTQQHTIRSLLPVVKDPMLPIDRSNVVYNIPCAGAPERNEECNKRYVGQTSYKLRTRMSKHKCDVNKLKRIIATGSTASDPSIKELRQSAVVDHCFDQGHMFDFDKATVLDSSNKHRKHLEVLEMCYIQSTPSTVNIQSDTDGRAISYGGVFHTLSKTTHKHSSAPISGYNRNAMQTQTTTNSEWSEPSFATDGFLTTE; encoded by the exons ATGATTTTTGAGGTTAT TTTTAAAAGTGAGGAGGAAACTGTGCGACTTACGTGCCCAATATGTGATGGTATTGGCCTGGGCTGCGGCGCCTATTCCGTCGTTAGAATATTGCAAGCGTCGATCAACAGCAGATACAACGTCAAAGATTCATTCGAGTTCTGCGAATTTATCAATGAAGTTGTATTACCTCCAGATCACGTTCTTGTTTCGTTCGACGTCGTCTCTTTGTTCACGTGCATTCCCAGGGACCTCGTTCTAAGCAACATTATCAACAACTGGGATGCAATCAAGAAGAACACCAACATCAACTTAGACATGTTTCTCGAAATCATCAACTTTTGCATGAGTTGCAGCTATTTTaggttcaaaaataaatactatCAACAGACATACGGCACGGCGATGGGCAATCCTGTGTCCAGCCCGATAGCCGATTTCGTCATGGAATCACTGCTGGACAGCGTGACACGGACACTTGATTTCCAGATACCGATCCTAAGGAAATACGTCGACGATCTACTACTAGCGCTGCCACACGAACAAGTTGAGAAGGTAAGAGAAAAGTTTAATCAGTACCACCcaaaaatccaatttacggttgaaatcgaatcgaatcGTCGCCTTCCGTATTTGGACTTGGTACTGATTAGACAATCCGACCAATCTATAAAAACCGAGTGGTATCAGAAATCGATAGCGTCGGGACGTTTTCTGAATTTCCGATCAGCCCACAACACACGCCTCAAAATCAACACggcattaaattttattaaacgaGTGAAAACCTTCTCAACAAACGTTCCCCCCGACGATGCAATCAAGTTGATTCACGAGAACCTTAGGAAAAATGATTATCCAACGTCCCTGATCAATAGATTAATCCGTAAAGCAAACGAAACCGACATCCCCCTCCAAAGCACACAAGAAACACCCACACAACACTACCGATCCATATTGCATATCGACGGCCTAACTGCAAATGTAGTCCGTGCGCTTAGGACGGATTACCCGCATGTACGCATCGGCACCACACAACAGCACACAATACGCAGCCTACTGCCAGTGGTGAAAGATCCGATGCTACCGATCGATCGCTCCAATGTGGTTTACAATATACCATGTGCGGGCGCACCCGAACGTAATGAAGAGTGCAATAAACGATATGTAGGACAAACTAGTTACAAGTTACGTACTAGAATGTCCAAACATAAATGCGATGTGAACAAACTAAAACGCATCATAGCCACGGGGTCCACAGCATCAGACCCGAGCATAAAAGAACTGCGACAATCAGCCGTCGTAGACCACTGTTTCGACCAGGGACACATGTTCGATTTTGATAAGGCCACCGTTCTCGACAGCTCGAACAAACACCGCAAGCACCTAGAGGTACTCGAGATGTGCTATATTCAAAGCACTCCGAGTACTGTCAACATCCAGAGCGACACCGATGGACGAGCAATTTCATACGGCGGAGTGTTCCACACACTATCGAAAACAACTCACAAGCACTCATCGGCGCCGATTTCTGGCTACAATAGAAACGCAATGCAAacccaaacaacaacaaacagtgAGTGGAGTGAACCAAGTTTTGCCACGGACGGTTTTCTAACGACGGAATAG
- the LOC129752111 gene encoding uncharacterized protein LOC129752111: protein MDRSIKALEQQTPSHNHRAFHNSTMLEVPHSVQLLLSLGSKFALPSTNINPSTFYHLIADIEGVIETSEDEEVKIRNRSTAANQIVNHIHAHKHNARCNPSENFYKTAIIATKQFLKTHPHIIVLEADKGNVTVMMNREDYDKKMQTLIDDKNTYTILTRDPTTGFQTKNNNFAKRLADLKLINRATELKLKTYRATAPCIYGTPKAHKEGLPLRPVVPCMTSPSYELSKYVGRILQASINSRYNVKDSFEFCEFINEVVLPPDHVLVSFDVVSLFTCIPRDLVLSNIINNWDAIKKNTNINLDMFLEIINFCMSCSYFRFKNKYYQQTYGTAMGNPVSSPIADFVMESLLDSVTRTLDFQIPILRKYVDDLLLALPHEQVEKVREKFNQYHPKIQFTVEIESNRRLPYLDLVLIRQSDQSIKTEWYQKSIASGRFLNFRSAHNTRLKINTALNFIKRVKTFSTNVPPDDAIKLIHENLRKNDYPTSLINRLIRKANETDIPLQSTQETPTQHYRSILHIDGLTANVVRALRTDYPHVRIGTTQQHTIRSLLPVVKDPMLPIDRSNVVYNIPCAGAPERNEECNKRYVGQTSYKLRTRMSKHKCDVNKLKRIIATGSTASDPSIKELRQSAVVDHCFDQGHMFDFDKATVLDSSNKHRKHLEVLEMCYIQSTPSTVNIQSDTDGRAISYGGVFHTLSKTTHKHSSAPISGYNRNAMQTQTTTNSEWSEPSFATDGFLTTE, encoded by the coding sequence ATGGACAGATCGATAAAAGCGCTTGAGCAACAAACGCCATCACATAACCACCGGGCGTTTCACAACAGCACCATGTTAGAGGTACCACACTCGGTACAGCTCTTGCTCAGTCTGGGATCCAAGTTTGCTTTGCCATCTACAAATATAAATCCGTCTACGTTCTACCACCTAATAGCAGACATCGAAGGTGTGATAGAAACATCTGAAGACGAAGAAGTCAAGATACGAAATCGGAGTACAGCTGCTAATCAAATCGTAAATCACATCCATGCGCATAAGCACAACGCGCGATGCAATCCGtctgaaaacttttacaaaacagCAATAATAGCCACAAAACAGTTTCTAAAAACGCATCCGCATATCATCGTACTGGAAGCTGATAAAGGCAACGTAACGGTTATGATGAATCGCGAGGATTACGATAAAAAGATGCAGACACTAATCGATGACAAAAACACATACACGATCCTCACACGTGACCCAACAACCGGTTTCCaaaccaaaaataacaatttcgcGAAAAGGTTAGCAGATTTGAAGCTGATAAACCGAGCCAcggaattgaaattaaaaacgtaCAGGGCCACTGCCCCCTGCATCTACGGAACACCGAAGGCACACAAGGAGGGATTACCACTGAGACCAGTGGTACCGTGCATGACATCGCCATCATACGAGCTGTCTAAATATGTGGGCCGAATATTGCAAGCGTCGATCAACAGCAGATACAACGTCAAAGATTCATTCGAGTTCTGCGAATTTATCAATGAAGTTGTATTACCTCCAGATCACGTTCTTGTTTCGTTCGACGTCGTCTCTTTGTTCACGTGCATTCCCAGGGACCTCGTTCTAAGCAACATTATCAACAACTGGGATGCAATCAAGAAGAACACCAACATCAACTTAGACATGTTTCTCGAAATCATCAACTTTTGCATGAGTTGCAGCTATTTTaggttcaaaaataaatactatCAACAGACATACGGCACGGCGATGGGCAATCCTGTGTCCAGCCCGATAGCCGATTTCGTCATGGAATCACTGCTGGACAGCGTGACACGGACACTTGATTTCCAGATACCGATCCTAAGGAAATACGTCGACGATCTACTACTAGCGCTGCCACACGAACAAGTTGAGAAGGTAAGAGAAAAGTTTAATCAGTACCACCcaaaaatccaatttacggttgaaatcgaatcgaatcGTCGCCTTCCGTATTTGGACTTGGTACTGATTAGACAATCCGACCAATCTATAAAAACCGAGTGGTATCAGAAATCGATAGCGTCGGGACGTTTTCTGAATTTCCGATCAGCCCACAACACACGCCTCAAAATCAACACggcattaaattttattaaacgaGTGAAAACCTTCTCAACAAACGTTCCCCCCGACGATGCAATCAAGTTGATTCACGAGAACCTTAGGAAAAATGATTATCCAACGTCCCTGATCAATAGATTAATCCGTAAAGCAAACGAAACCGACATCCCCCTCCAAAGCACACAAGAAACACCCACACAACACTACCGATCCATATTGCATATCGACGGCCTAACTGCAAATGTAGTCCGTGCGCTTAGGACGGATTACCCGCATGTACGCATCGGCACCACACAACAGCACACAATACGCAGCCTACTGCCAGTGGTGAAAGATCCGATGCTACCGATCGATCGCTCCAATGTGGTTTACAATATACCATGTGCGGGCGCACCCGAACGTAATGAAGAGTGCAATAAACGATATGTAGGACAAACTAGTTACAAGTTACGTACTAGAATGTCCAAACATAAATGCGATGTGAACAAACTAAAACGCATCATAGCCACGGGGTCCACAGCATCAGACCCGAGCATAAAAGAACTGCGACAATCAGCCGTCGTAGACCACTGTTTCGACCAGGGACACATGTTCGATTTTGATAAGGCCACCGTTCTCGACAGCTCGAACAAACACCGCAAGCACCTAGAGGTACTCGAGATGTGCTATATTCAAAGCACTCCGAGTACTGTCAACATCCAGAGCGACACCGATGGACGAGCAATTTCATACGGCGGAGTGTTCCACACACTATCGAAAACAACTCACAAGCACTCATCGGCGCCGATTTCTGGCTACAATAGAAACGCAATGCAAacccaaacaacaacaaacagtgAGTGGAGTGAACCAAGTTTTGCCACGGACGGTTTTCTAACGACGGAATAG